The genomic segment TCTTTCTCCTGCATCGTAAGAAAAAGTATGATTGGCACCAAGTTGATGCCCAAATTCATGAATTACAAAATCAATATCAAAAGTATCTCCTTCAGGTTTTGCATTAGAAGGAGATGTATAAGCACTTCCTTTTGCTAATGGATCACCAGTAGTTGGATTTGTACAAATACAGCCAATACAGCCAGCATTTCCGCCGCCGCCAGAAGCTCCAAATAAGTGTCCAATATCATAATTGTTATTACCAATTGTAGTTGTTAAAGCCGTTTGAACTTCCTGATTCCAGGCTCCATCTGCACCGGCAGAAGCATTAGAATAAGGATCTGTAGAAGCATCAGTATAAATTACAGCATCATTGTTGGCAATTAAAACTAATTTTATTGCCAAATCTTTATTTAAAATTCCGTTTACTCTTGTCATTGTAGCATTCATACCCGCTAATGCTCCGGCTTTTGTTCCACCAAAATAAGTTGTGTATTCTCCGGTACAGGATAATGCTAAACGCAGTGTTTTAAAAACTTTATTATTTGAAGCTGTTTTAGCCGTTTTGGAAGTTTTATTATCCAGAACTGCATCTAAAGTTTTACATTCTAATTTTAGTTTTGAAGCCGCATCTTTTGATGAAAACAAAACATATTCGCTCTTGTCGTCTGGATTTTCTTCAATAAATTCAGTGGCTTTATCAGCTCTAAGAACCATAGTTTGAATTCCTCTTGGAGAAAGGCTAAAATGTATTTTTGCTGATTTATCGTCTAAACCGCTTCCTTCATAAGCTCTGATTTCTGGATATTTTGCCTGTAGTTCAGGATCAAAATTTGAAGATTCCCAAACCTGAAATCTTTCTAAAACTCCCTGCTTATTAGGAATTGTAACTTCAACATTAGCATTTAAAGAAGATTTTTGTGTTGTTTGAGCAAGCTTAGCCGTTAAAGATTCTGCATTTAGTTTATAATACAATTTTTCAGAATCAGATATTGCTGCTCTTTTAGCAGAAACCGAATTTACTTTTTGCCATAAGTCATCACTTTGGGCATGAATTTTTATAAATGAAAATAGTATCAGAAAATAAAGTAGTTGTTTCTTCATGCTGTGTGATATTTTTATGAAATCAAATTTAGTTGAATTAAATCAAATTCTTACATATAAACGACATTTAACGTTTTTTAGTCGACGAGTCCGTTATTTTTTCGACAAAAGAAGCATAATATTCCTAAAAAATCAATTCGCCTTAGTACAAAATTTAAAATAGATAGTATAAATTTGCACCATCTTAAATAATTTGTTTTGAAGCTCTTTCATTCTATAAACGATTTCCATTCGACCAAGAAAACAATTTTAACTCTTGGTACTTTTGATGGCGTACATATTGGTCATAAAAAAATTCTGGAAAGGATTACTCAAAACACGGAAAATGGAAAATACGAAAGTCTGGTACTTACCTTTTTTCCGCACCCTAGAATGGTTTTACAAGAGAAATCAGAAATAAAACTTCTCAATACTATTTCTGAAAAAACAAAACTTCTGGAAGCAACCGGAATTGAAAATTTAGTCATTCATCCTTTTAATGAAAGTTTTTCGAGATTAACCGCAGAAGAATTTGTTCATACCATTTTGGTAAATCAGTTTCAAATTCAAAAAATTATCATTGGACACGATCATCGTTTTGGAAGAAACAGAACGGCAAATATTGACAATTTAATTGCTTTTGGACTTGAATATGGTTTTGAAGTTGAACAGATTTCTGCCGAAGAAATTCAAGATGTTTCTGTAAGTTCTACCAAAATCAGAAAAGCTTTAACGGAAGGAAACATGGATTTGGCCAACGAATATTTAGGCTACGATTATTTCTTAAGCGGTGAAGTTGTTAAGGGAAAACAATTAGGAAGAACAATAGGTTTTCCTACTGCAAATATTCAAATTGAAGAAGAGTACAAATTGATTCCAAAAAATGGTGTTTATGTTGTAAAAACTCTTATCGATGATTTAGAAGTTTTTGGAATGATGAATATTGGTTTCAACCCAACTGTAAACGGACAGAAACAAACCATCGAAGTAAATCTTTTTGACTTTGATGCTGATATTTACGGCAAAAAGGTCGAAGTTTCGTTATTGCAATATCTTCGTGAAGAACAAAAATTCGGCTCGCTTGATTTATTAAAAGCTCAGTTAAATCAAGATAAACGAGATGCTTTAGACTTTGTAAGCAGGCTTCAATAATTTTTAATTGCATTCATTTTTAGTCCCTATGGGACAACTCATTATACGTTTATAATTCTACCGATATAAAATCTCTACGAGATATATTTTGCACGATTAAACATTATTAATAAATGTGGCTTTTACTCGCAAATGTCTTGCAAATACTACATTTCTAAGGCGAAATACTTTATTTTTTAAAGTACTAATCTGTTTCGCAACATTTTACCCATTTTAGATCATCGTAGTTATTTTTTTAGTAAATTTGATATAGAACTCTGTTTTACAAACGTTTACTATTAACTTCCTAAAAAATAACCACTATGAAATTACCTAAAGAAATAACAAACGGTTTTTTAATATTCCTCGGAATTGGACTTTATTTTTTATTGATGAATGTTTTAGGTTTAGCAGATTTGTTTTACCTGCGTACGCTTAACGTATTTTTTATATTTTATGGCGTGAATAAAACAATGCAGATGAACCTTCACGAGGGAGAAACAAGCTTCGTATCAAACGCTGTTTCGGCAATGGCTACTTCGGTAGTGGGTGTTGCGTTAAGCGTTTTTGGTTTATTAGTTTACAGTTACGCCCGAGGCGGCGATGCTTATGTAGAAACGTTATCGAAAACTTTTATGTTTGGAGGAAATCCTTCTGTACCAACTTATTGTATTTGTCTGCTTTTTGAAGGACTTGCTTCTTCGGTAATTGTTACTTTAATGACAATGCTGTATTGGAACAATAAATATGCTGCTGATTAATTATTCCGAATAAAAAACTCATTTAAGCACTTAAAAATCATAAAAAAACACAATTGTATGATTTTTAAGTGCTTCTTTTTTTAAAATAACCATCAAATATTCAATTAAAGCACTCCGTGTTGTTGGTTGAAAAATTTAATTACATTTGAAGTTACAAAAAACAAGTTATCCATGAGCATTACAAAACACAATTGGACTAAAGACGAAATTATAGCCATATACAATAAGCCTTTGATGGATTTGCTTTACGAAGCAGCAACGATTCATAGACAAAAACACGACCCAAACGTCGTTCAGGTTTCTACTTTATTATCAATCAAAACAGGTGGATGTCCTGAAGATTGTGGTTATTGCCCTCAGGCTGCGAGGTATAATACCGGAGTTGAAGGAAATGACTTAATGACTGTAAGTCAGGTAAAAGCTCAAGCTTTGCGTGCAAAATCAAACGGATCTTCCCGTGTGTGTATGGGAGCTGCCTGGAGAAATGTAAAAGATGGTGAAGAATTTGATCAGGTTTTAGAAATGGTTCGTACTATTAATAAACTTGATATGGAAGTTTGCTGTACTCTTGGAATGCTTACTGAAAATCAGGCTCAGCGTTTGGCAGAAGCCGGTTTATATGCTTACAATCATAACTTAGATACTTCTGAGGAATATTATAAAGATGTTATTTCAACACGTGGTTTTGAAGACCGTTTACAAACTATCGAAAATGTTCGTAAAACAAATGTTACGGTTTGCAGCGGCGGAATTATTGGGATGGGAGAAAGTATCGAAGACAGAGCCGGAATGCTTGTGGCACTTTCAACTTTAAATCCGCAGCCGGAATCTGTGCCTATTAATGCATTAGTTGCGGTTGAAGGAACTCCGATGGAAGAAGAAAAACCAGTTGAAATTTGGGAAATGATTCGTATGGTGGCAACTACACGAATCGTTATGCCGGAAACTCAGGTTCGTTTATCTGCCGGAAGAACCAATATGACACGTGAAGGTCAGGCTATGTGCTTTTTTGCAGGAGCCAATTCGATTTTCGCAGGAGATAAATTACTTACAACTCCAAATCCTGATGTAAATGAAGACATGAAAATGTTTGAAATGTTAGGATTGATTCCGCAAAAACCTTTTATAAAAGTTTCTCAGCCAAAAACTGTTGAAGCCGCTGATTCTCAGTTTGCTTCATTAGGAGAAAAACCTAAGTGGTCAAGACCGGGACATACTATTGAAAGAAATGTTGAAGCTTCGATCAAATCAAAAATTTAAGTAAAAGAGTTAAAAAATCTCGATAAATATTTTTAAATTGCTTATGACACAGAGTTATAAGCAATTTTTTTATTTATAAAAATGAAGTTAAAACAAATAGAACGGGTCAAAAAAATCTCAAAAGAAGATTTTATTTCCCAATATGTAAAAAAGCAAATTCCCGTTGTGATTGAGCAGCTGACAGAAGACTGGCCTGCCTATCACAAATGGAAATTGTCTTATATTAATGATATTGCAGGCGATGTTACTGTTCCTTTATACGATGATCGTCCTGTAAATCATGAAGAAGGATTTAATGAAGCTCACCTTACAATGAAAATGAGCGACTATATTCATCTTTTAGAATCAAAACCAACCAATTACCGCATTTTTCTTTACAACTTAATGAAAGATGTTCCTGCATTAAAAGACGACTTTTTATGGCCTGATATAGGATTAAAATTAGTCAGGCAGTTACCAATGCTGTTTTTTGGAGGTGAAAACGCAAGAGTGTTTATGCATTATGATATTGATTATTCGAATATTCTTCATTTTCATTTTCATGGAGAAAAACAGTGCATGATTTTTGCGCCGGATCAGTCAAAATACATGTATAAAGTTCCACATGCATTGATTTCAAGAGAAGATATTGATTTTGACAATCCTGATTATGAAAAATTTCCAGCGTTGAAAAATGCCGAAGGGTATATCACGAATCTTAAACATGGAGAAGTATTGTATATGCCTGAAGGATATTGGCATTATATGAAATATTTAACGCCTGGATTTTCAATGAGTTTACGTTCTTTCCCTAAAAACATTACCAACTTATCTAAAGCCGCATATAATGTCTTTATCATGCGTTATTTTGATATTCTGATGCGAAAGTTTAAAGGTCAGAAATGGATTGATTATAAAAACGAAAAAGCAATTCAAAACACTCATCAAAACTTACGAAAGAGTGCTTAAAAAAAACCGGCTGTAGAATTAATTTTACAGCCGGTTTTTTACTTTATATCCATTTAAGTTTTTAATGAAATGTAATTTTTCTTGTTGCTGTTTTTCCGTTGTCTAAAGTTACTTTTACAATCAAAATCTGATTGCCAGACTGAAGATTTGAAATCTGCAATTCGGTATTTTCTATCTTCTTATTATTATAAATTAATTTTCCTCCTATATCAAAGATGGAAACTTCTTTTATAAAATCGCTGTTTGAATTTACTTTTATGTTTTTGTTTTTTACAGAAACCAAAACATTGTTTTGCTGATTTTCAAAATCATCAACTCCTAATGTTGATGAATTATATTTCAACACAAAACGATCCAGAAAAGTTCCGGTTGAAGTAGTAAATTTATAATCACTCTCCTGTAGGTTGTGCGTAGTATTTGTCATTTTATCTTCTATATAAATAGGATGATTCAACAAATTACCATCAGCATGATCAATAGCAATTGAGAACTCCCCTTCGATGCCGGACCTGTATCCTAAAGGAACTATATCAGCATCAGTAAAAGGCAGCGCACGCCCCTGAACGGTTAATTTTCTTCCTTCATTAATACTGTAAAAATCCAAATAAATATTACCATTGATCGTAACTCCGTCATAATTATTATCCCAGGTATTAGTTGCTCCTTCAATATATCCAATTAATAATTGTTTAAAAGCTCCCTGTGTATTGGTCATATTTAGCCACACTCTGTGTTTTTCGACATTTGTTTTATTGGTTTCAGCTGCTTTAAAAAACTGACTGTTATTGCCCGAAACGCGCATCGAATTAGTAAAGACGGCTGTAGTGGTATTTCTGGCTTTTACAAAAAATGCCTGACCCGCTGCTATGTATCCCAAAGGCGGTATTTGATTTCCTGGTGTTCCTGCGCCCTGACCTGTAAGGTTTCCAACGCTTGTACTTCCTGTTAAATTGTAAATCGCATAATCATCACTGTTATAATTAAATTGGGCATCTCCCGGTACAGAACTGCTAGGTGCAGAGTTATGAGTCCAGAAATATAACGTACCATACAAACTAGCCGAATTATCAAAAATAAACTGATCTGCATATATGGCTGACGGATAAGGATTCCCTAACAAATGTGATTTCTCAGCTGCAAGTAAAGGAACCGTAATTGTTCCATTATTGGGAACTCCTTCTAAAAATGAATTATAAACAACAGGAGAATTTATATCATAATCCTGAGGCGCTCTAACAATGTAGCCATAACCTGGTTTCATTTCGAGAGTTCCATTATAGTTTATTATCCATCCGCTAATTGCACTATGACTGTAATATTTATCAGAA from the Flavobacterium sp. genome contains:
- a CDS encoding bifunctional riboflavin kinase/FAD synthetase, whose protein sequence is MKLFHSINDFHSTKKTILTLGTFDGVHIGHKKILERITQNTENGKYESLVLTFFPHPRMVLQEKSEIKLLNTISEKTKLLEATGIENLVIHPFNESFSRLTAEEFVHTILVNQFQIQKIIIGHDHRFGRNRTANIDNLIAFGLEYGFEVEQISAEEIQDVSVSSTKIRKALTEGNMDLANEYLGYDYFLSGEVVKGKQLGRTIGFPTANIQIEEEYKLIPKNGVYVVKTLIDDLEVFGMMNIGFNPTVNGQKQTIEVNLFDFDADIYGKKVEVSLLQYLREEQKFGSLDLLKAQLNQDKRDALDFVSRLQ
- the bioB gene encoding biotin synthase BioB, whose translation is MSITKHNWTKDEIIAIYNKPLMDLLYEAATIHRQKHDPNVVQVSTLLSIKTGGCPEDCGYCPQAARYNTGVEGNDLMTVSQVKAQALRAKSNGSSRVCMGAAWRNVKDGEEFDQVLEMVRTINKLDMEVCCTLGMLTENQAQRLAEAGLYAYNHNLDTSEEYYKDVISTRGFEDRLQTIENVRKTNVTVCSGGIIGMGESIEDRAGMLVALSTLNPQPESVPINALVAVEGTPMEEEKPVEIWEMIRMVATTRIVMPETQVRLSAGRTNMTREGQAMCFFAGANSIFAGDKLLTTPNPDVNEDMKMFEMLGLIPQKPFIKVSQPKTVEAADSQFASLGEKPKWSRPGHTIERNVEASIKSKI
- a CDS encoding cupin-like domain-containing protein — its product is MKLKQIERVKKISKEDFISQYVKKQIPVVIEQLTEDWPAYHKWKLSYINDIAGDVTVPLYDDRPVNHEEGFNEAHLTMKMSDYIHLLESKPTNYRIFLYNLMKDVPALKDDFLWPDIGLKLVRQLPMLFFGGENARVFMHYDIDYSNILHFHFHGEKQCMIFAPDQSKYMYKVPHALISREDIDFDNPDYEKFPALKNAEGYITNLKHGEVLYMPEGYWHYMKYLTPGFSMSLRSFPKNITNLSKAAYNVFIMRYFDILMRKFKGQKWIDYKNEKAIQNTHQNLRKSA